From a single Lytechinus variegatus isolate NC3 chromosome 9, Lvar_3.0, whole genome shotgun sequence genomic region:
- the LOC121421926 gene encoding tripartite motif-containing protein 3-like, with the protein MAEALKTVISQSTECSVCLSTFTDPKILYCSHTFCKTCLANLLECRGNSQIRCPVCRVVNQVPNQDVGKLQANLALKSLIDDMKGHPQICTNCQSDDKPHADVYCQDCGKYLCTYCLNKHSQWEGFIDHEVINMSEISSCKVSVRRYRKCRKHPKEDEDYFCSTCRRFTCFRCGMMEHKDNGHQVVEGAVYEDKHMKSIKDLKSKVDKKRSCFQKYIDIIDEQTKSVDNAKKQCTSDINKAYDEAVRQLTEKRESLLREVKQTTGGVKKELASMKTTAQKHFNQLTTIAEMVTKRTKIPLDMDTLAAHDTLCEELPKFFDQKDPDYAQLRKLRKMGLSVNFERNVGKDELGLGKIVNVKSVALPTCHATTLTTMVSTPDGRMAVGCSTGGIIIFSADGKLQKSVLTDVHVRGLGFLSNGRFVVIDTSNEITLYTPEYTKLNVMFVTRSRNVGGSSDLTVDGDDQIYVGYRNARKIQVFSTSGGQAVREIACDEYNQITRMTSYHGSLITKSFDIIKLIDKEGAVQHKLMKPGSFLHAAVSQWNTILIAMVKHDEGLVSINEYTNELRYIRNLVNDYKIAKPGLSRYCLQQYRSGEIAFCTPDRLYIFY; encoded by the coding sequence ATGGCTGAAGCATTAAAGACTGTCATCTCCCAGAGTACAGAATGTTCTGTGTGTCTTTCTACCTTCACCGATCCCAAGATCCTGTATTGTTCTCACACTTTCTGCAAGACTTGCTTGGCCAACCTCTTAGAGTGCCGCGGTAACTCCCAGATTCGGTGTCCTGTTTGTAGGGTAGTAAACCAAGTCCCAAACCAAGATGTTGGCAAACTACAGGCAAATCTTGCCTTGAAGAGTCTGATAGATGACATGAAGGGCCATCCTCAGATTTGCACAAATTGTCAATCCGATGACAAGCCCCATGCTGATGTCTACTGCCAAGACTGTGGCAAGTATCTCTGCACATATTGTCTTAATAAGCACTCTCAATGGGAAGGCTTCATCGATCATGAAGTCATTAACATGAGTGAGATCTCATCGTGCAAGGTGTCTGTACGTAGATACCGGAAATGTAGGAAACACCCGAAAGAAGATGAGGATTACTTCTGTTCCACTTGCAGGAGATTCACATGCTTCAGATGTGGTATGATGGAACATAAAGACAACGGACACCAGGTTGTCGAGGGGGCTGTTTATGAGGACAAACACATGAAGAGTATCAAAGACCTTAAATCTAAGGTGGACAAGAAAAGATCGTGCTTTCAAAAGTACATTGATATTATAGATGAACAGACCAAGAGTGTTGACAATGCCAAGAAACAATGTACAAGTGACATCAACAAAGCATATGATGAGGCGGTCCGGCAGTTGACAGAGAAGAGAGAAAGCCTACTAAGAGAAGTCAAACAAACGACTGGAGGGGTAAAAAAAGAACTGGCAAGCATGAAGACCACGGCTCAGAAGCATTTCAATCAGTTGACGACCATTGCTGAAATGGTAACCAAGAGAACGAAGATACCGTTAGATATGGATACTTTGGCTGCACACGACACTCTGTGTGAAGAATTACCAAAGTTCTTTGATCAAAAGGATCCTGACTATGCGCAGCTGAGGAAATTAAGAAAGATGGGGCTAAGTGTCAATTTTGAGAGAAACGTTGGAAAAGATGAGCTAGGCCTTGGTAAGATTGTTAATGTAAAGAGCGTTGCCTTGCCTACTTGTCATGCTACTACCTTGACAACCATGGTTAGTACTCCAGACGGTAGGATGGCAGTAGGATGTAGTACAGGTGGCATCATTATCTTCTCTGCTGATGGTAAGCTTCAGAAATCAGTTCTGACGGATGTTCACGTTCGTGGATTAGGGTTCCTCTCTAATGGTCGATTTGTTgtgattgatacttcaaacgaGATCACATTATACACACCAGAGTACacaaaattgaatgtaatgttTGTGACTCGAAGTAGAAATGTAGGTGGGTCTTCTGATCTCactgttgatggtgatgatcagaTCTATGTGGGCTACAGGAATGCCCGGAAGATCCAGGTATTTTCAACATCAGGTGGGCAAGCAGTCAGGGAGATAGCATGCGACGAGTATAATCAAATCACTAGAATGACTAGTTACCATGGTTCTCTGATCACTAAATCATTTGATATTATCAAATTGATAGATAAAGAGGGTGCTGTACAACATAAATTAATGAAACCGGGTAGCTTCCTTCATGCTGCTGTATCTCAATGGAATACAATCCTGATAGCCATGGTGAAGCATGATGAAGGTTTGGTGAGCATTAACGAGTATACAAATGAACTAAGGTACATCCGAAACCTTGTTAATGATTACAAGATTGCGAAGCCTGGGTTGAGTCGGTATTGTCTCCAGCAGTACCGATCAGGAGAGATCGCTTTCTGCACTCCGGATAGACTCTATATATTCTACTGA